From the genome of Haloterrigena sp. KLK7, one region includes:
- a CDS encoding EamA family transporter, whose protein sequence is MSRIRDLVRFLALATVWGSAFVAISAGLDHFPPVLFAAFRYDVAGVLMLAYAAFAVEDWRPRGRGEWSLVAVGAVLLIAAYHAFLFVGQQHTTAAAAAIVVSLSPVLTTGFARLLVPSDALSPVGVGGLLIGLLGVGVVARPDPSNLLSVDVVATGLVFCAAAAFGLGSVLTRRIDAALPIETMEAWSMIVGALLLHAVSLALGEPLEPSAWTRPEALGALGYLSLVASALGFLLYFDLLERLGAVEINMVSYVAPIVAALVGWLYLGEVVDATTTLGFGFIAVGFVLVKRRALREEFGHALGRLSSE, encoded by the coding sequence ATGAGTCGGATTCGCGATCTCGTTCGGTTTCTCGCTCTGGCGACCGTCTGGGGGTCCGCGTTCGTCGCGATCAGCGCCGGCCTCGACCACTTCCCGCCGGTGTTGTTCGCCGCCTTCCGATACGACGTCGCGGGCGTCCTGATGCTCGCCTACGCCGCGTTCGCGGTCGAGGACTGGCGGCCGCGCGGCCGCGGCGAGTGGTCGCTGGTCGCCGTCGGCGCCGTTCTGCTGATCGCGGCCTACCACGCCTTCCTCTTCGTTGGCCAGCAACACACGACGGCGGCCGCGGCCGCGATCGTCGTGAGCCTCTCGCCGGTGCTGACCACTGGGTTCGCGCGCCTGCTCGTCCCCTCGGACGCGCTCTCGCCGGTCGGCGTCGGCGGCCTCCTGATCGGTCTGCTCGGCGTCGGCGTCGTCGCGCGCCCCGACCCCTCGAACCTGCTGTCGGTCGACGTCGTCGCGACGGGACTCGTCTTCTGTGCGGCGGCCGCGTTCGGACTGGGGAGCGTCCTCACGCGCCGAATCGACGCCGCGCTCCCGATCGAGACCATGGAGGCCTGGTCGATGATCGTCGGCGCCCTCCTGTTACACGCCGTCAGCCTGGCGCTCGGTGAACCGCTCGAGCCGTCGGCGTGGACCCGTCCCGAGGCGCTCGGCGCGCTGGGCTACCTGTCGCTGGTCGCCAGCGCGCTCGGCTTTCTGCTCTACTTCGACCTGCTCGAGCGGCTGGGCGCCGTCGAGATCAACATGGTCTCCTACGTCGCGCCGATCGTCGCCGCGCTGGTCGGCTGGCTCTACCTCGGCGAGGTCGTCGACGCGACGACGACGCTCGGCTTCGGCTTCATCGCGGTCGGGTTCGTCCTCGTCAAGCGGCGGGCGCTGCGCGAGGAGTTCGGCCACGCGCTGGGTCGGCTCTCGAGCGAGTGA